GGCAGAGACCCACCTCCGCACTTGGAGAAATCCTTAACAAGATAAACCTCAACTTCTGGAAGAGCTTTCTTTATGGCTCTTAGAAGTCTCAGTGCACGCCTTTTTAGTTCTGAGGCTTTGTAAGTTAGCATCTTAAATATGGGGATGTCCCAGTATCTTTCTTCAAGATAAAGCCTTAGCGTCATTTCAAGCGCTGCCAGTGTCATTTTGTCTATCCTGACTATCCTGCTGAGGGGATTTTTCCTTATGGGTTCTATAAGGTCTTTTTTGCCTATGATGATGCCTGCCTGAGGACCACCTAAGAGTTTGTCTGCACTTCCCGAAACTATGTGTATGCCTTTTTGTATGGAGCTTTTAAAGTCAGGCTCTTGGGAGTTTATACCCAACTTTTTTATGTCAATTAGCATCCCGCTACCAGCATCGTAATAGACGGGCAGTCCAAAAGTCAGAAGCTCTTCTGGTTTGACTTCTTCCACAAACCCTTCCATGTAAAAGTTGCTTCTGTGAACTTTCATAAGCAGAGCCGTGTTTTGATTTATTGCTATCTGGTAATCTTTTAGTTTTGTTTTGTTGGTGGTACCTACTTCTATCAGTTTTGCACCGCTTGCTCTCATTATGTCAGGTATGCGAAAACTTCCACCTATCTCCACAAGCTCCCCCCTTGAAACCACCACCTCCTTACCGCTGGCTAAGGTATTAAGCACCAAAAAAACTGCGCTTGCATTGTTGTTTACCACAAAAGCCGACTCACAACCTGTAAGATGGATAAGGTAATCCTCCACAAGCTTTGACCTTGAACCTCTCTTTCCCTCCTCAAGGTCATACTCCAAGTTAGAGTAGCCTGTTGCTATGTGTTTTACGAACTGTCCCACCTCCTCGGCAAGTGGCGACCTTCCCAAATTGGTGTTTATTACCACACCAGTGGCGTTTATAACCCTTCTTAGCTGGGTTTGAACCCTCCTTTTTATACTCTCCTCTACAAGCGTGTGGAGGTCTTCCAAGCTGTTCCTTTTGCCCTCCTTTATCTCCTGACGCACCCGCTCCAGCACCTCCTTTATGGCTCTTTTGGCATAAACCTCCGGATACTTATCTTTGTATAACTCTAAAAGCTTAGACACCTGTGGTAGGGATCTGAGAAGGTCCTCCTTCATCTTATAAACCTCCTCACATCACCTTCTCTCACAGTCAAGCCCTTTCTGTCCATATACTCCAGCAGGGGTATGAGATACTTTCTTGTAAGTCCAAGCCTTTCCTTAGCCTGCTGGACGCTAAAAGTCTCCCCTATCTGCCTTAGCTTTTCCACCAGCTCTTTAAACAAAGTATCACCTATGTAAAGGAACTCCCCCAAGCTGTGTATGTATCCTTTCTTTATAGCTATAGGAAGCAGGTCTTTAAAATCAACAAGCTCCTTCTCTTCCTTTATTTGGCTTTTCACGGTTTCCATAAGTCTTTTAAAACTCTCAAGCTCTTCAACTTTTGATTTTTTCTCACTCAGAAGGTAATCCTCTACTATTTTAAGGTCCTTCCTCTCCTTGAGAAGATAACTTAGCACATCCTCCTCCAGCCTTAGCTTGCTCTTTAACTGTGCAAGCTTTACCATACCACCCTGTTTTTCAAGAAACTCTGTAAGCTTTTCCTGAACTTCTTTTAAAATACCTTGGGAGTAAATACGGTCATTTATGCGTACCCCCGCTACGTGTTGAGGATTTACAGCCCTTCCTAAGGATGCGCTTATATCTTTTATCTTCAATCCCTTTATTCCAGCCTCCAGCATCTGATAGCTTATCAGGTCATCCCTGAGAAGATTTATATGATTTCTTATAAAGCTTTTGGAAATCCTTTTGGGAATGGGGTCAAGGACGGTAAAGCTTCCTGCGTGTCTGCCAGAAGTATCAAGCACCGGACCCCTATCACCTCTCACACACACAACCTTTTGAGAGAGTCTAACTAAATAGACATCTTCTTGCACATGCCTTAAAAGTCCCAGCACGCCTCTCATGCCAAAAAAGAAAATGTACTCTTTGCCTGGCTTTAGACCTTCCGCGGATACAAGCACCACATTAGTTTTCCCAAGTTCATCCTTTTTTACAAGCCAGAAGCCCCTCTCTACAAGCTTGGCCTCCATTTCAGGAATGTTTAATGCAAGCCTCTCTCCCGCTCTGCCCTCTTTAACAAACCTGCCGTGATTCTGTATCTTCCTTACCCTGCCCAAAAGCCCAACAGGTTCCAGGCTTAGAGTATCACCCTCTCTTACCGTACCTGCCACACAGCTACCTCTAAGCACAGTCCCATAGCCTTTCACATGGAAGGCTGAGTCTATATTCATCCTGAAGAAGGCCTGACAGTCAGGCTCTTTTATATTCCTCACATAGCTGTATATCCCCTCTTTTAGCTCCTCAAGTCCACTTTTTTGGACAGAAGAAACAGGATAAAAACCAAAACACTTTATACCCTCTTTGCTTAGTAGTCTCTCTGTCTCTTCTCTTACAATTTCCACAAGCAGATGTTCGCATCTGTCTATTTTGGTAAGCACCACCAAGCAGTGGTCTATCCCAAAGCTTTTCATAAGCTTTATGTGTTCTTCTGTTTGAGGCATTGGACCCTCACTGGCATCTATCACCAAAAGAACCCCCTGCACACTTGAAAGCCCTGCTATGGCATTTCTTATAAACCTTTCGTGTCCTGGGATATCTATGATCTCAACTCTTACACCATCAAAGTCAAGAAAGGCAAAACCTATGTCTATGCTCATACCTCTCTCTTTCTCCTCTGGCAGTCTGTCCGTATCTATGCTGGTGAGTGCTTTTATCAGAGATGTCTTGCCATGGTCTACATGCCCAGCAGTTGCCAAAGTTATGTATCTCATGACTTTTAAGTTAAGCTCTCCACATCCACCCTGTAGTCAGACTTTTCAAGGGAGGCAAGGCTCTCTGGCAAGGTTTTTAGCTCTTCCATCAAAAGCTCTCTTATATCTTTGAGCGTAGGGAGTGGTTTTTTGAGCGTGCCTTTGTCTACCACCAGCTCCACAAGACCCCCCTCTCTGTACTTGACTACCTGATCGTAGGACATCTTTCCGTCCGAATAATGCCTTATTATCTGCCTTTTGTAAGGGAAGGTGGCTTTGCCTGGGCTTAGCTTATACTTGGGTTTTCCCTCATACTCCACCAGCTTGTAAGCTATGTCAAGATATGGGGCATCTTCGGAGGTAATAAACTTGGTGCCTACGCCAAAGGCATCTATGGGACATCCTGCAGAGAGCCATCTGTTTATATCATACTCGTCAACACCACCGCTCACTACAATCTTTACATCCCTATAGCCTTCCCTGTCAAATATTTCTCTGACAGCCTTTGAAAGCTCCTCTATGTCTCCACTGTCAAGCCTCACGCCAACAACCTTCACACCTTCCTTCATGAGCTTTACAGCCTTTTTGGCTCCCTCTATGGTATCGTATGTGTCTATAAGAAGCACAGTTCTTTCTGGAAAGGACCTTGCAAAGGCTCTGAAGGCTTCTATCTCTTCATCAAAGACCATTACGAAGGAGTGAGCCATAGTACCAAAAACGGGTATACCGAACTTCATTCCAGCAAGTAGGTTTGATGTACCACTAAAACCAGCTATATAGCTTGCTCTCGCTGCATAAAGCCCAGCCTCTGGCATGTGTGCCCTTCTGAGACCAAAGTCTATTAAGCCTTTACCTCTTGAAACCAAGTAGCTCCTCACCGCCTTTGAAGCTGAGAGCGTTTGAAAGTGTATTATGTTTATGACCAGAGTTTCCAGAATCTGCACATCTGGTAGAGGACCCTCCACTTGAAGGATAGGCTCGTTTTGAAAAACTATCCTGCCCTCAGGTACCGCATACAAGCTTCCCCTAAATTGATACTCTCTCAAGTAATCAAGAAAGCTATCTTTGAACATGTTGAGACTTCTAAGATACATTAACTCTTCATCACCAAACCTGAACCTCTCCATGTAATCTATGAGCGTCTCAAGTCCGCATGAAACTAAAAAGTTTCTGTTTTTGGGAAGCTTTCTTACAAATAGACTAAAAACAGCATTACCAACTTTTGAGTTTTCCAAGTAGCTCTGAGCCATAGTAAGCTCATAGAGGTCTGTGATTAAAGCAGTGGATAGCATAGATAAATTATAAGGCTTTGGCTACAAAGAAGGCGTGCACCTCCAAAGCTCCCACCATCAGTGAAAGCTCTGCCAATCTTGTTATGGTGGCACCAGTTGTCAGAACATCGTCAAATATCAGCACCTTCTTGTTTTCTAAAAGGTCAATAGCCTCATCCTTAAGAAGATGAGTCTGCACCACCTTTAACCTCTCCTCTTTTTTTAATCCTGCGGAAGGAGCTTGAAAACCAACTCTTTTAAATACGCTTATGTAAGGCACTTCAGCACCCTTTAGTATCTCCTCAGCGTGGTTAAAACCCCTTGACCAGTAGCGCCTTAAATTTATAGCAGGAGTGGTTATAATGTCTGGCTTTGTGCTGTCTATATACTCCCACAGGTAAGGAGCTATTACCTTCCCCAGCCAGTGTGCAAGAGGGATGTTAGCATTAAACTTTATGCTGAGTATCACATCCTTTAGAGTGCCTTCGTACAATCCAAACACCCTGTAGGATTTTACATAATCCAATCTTTTGTACTCAGCAGGATGGTGAGGTTTTAAGCTGTTTATGCAATTCTCGCATACAAAACCTTGTTGCCAAGAAGATATCTTACCACCACAGGAGATACAATCCTCCTGACACATACCGAGAGATTTTATAAGCTCTGCAAAAAACCTTATCACCTTTATAATTTTACTGATGTTCAGGGAGAAGATAAAAAGGTTCCACTTTGTAGGTATTGGTGGTATAGGCATGAGCGGAATAGCTCAGGTTCTTCTGGAGATGGGCTACGAGGTCTCTGGTTCTGATATCAGAGAAAACAAAAACACGGAGCTTTTAAGGAAAAAAGGCGCCAGAGTATTTATCGGGCACCGGGCTGAGAATGTTAACAGTGTGGATGTGGTGATCTACTCTTCCGCTGTGTCCGAAAGCAATCCAGAAATAGTGCAAGCCAAGAAAATGGGCATACCCGTAATACCAAGGGGTGATATGCTGGCAGAGCTTTTCAGGCTCAAAGAAGGAATAGCTGTTTGTGGCTCTCACGGAAAGACAACCACCACATCTATGATAGCTCACATGGTTCACGAAGCTGGCTACGACCCAACTGTGATAATAGGAGGAGTGCTCCAAAAGTTTGGTAGCAACGCAAGACTCGGTAAAGACCAGCTCATCATATCAGAAGCGGATGAAAGCGATGGCTCCTTTTTGAAGCTTCTTCCAACCGTAGCGGTGATTACCAACATAGACAGAGAGCACCTGGGATACTATAAGGACCTTGATGAGATAAAGAGTGCCTTTCTGAGGTTTGCCAACAGCGTCCCCTTTTATGGGTTCTGTGTTATGAACGCAGATGACGAAAACTCAAGGGAGGTGATGAAAAGTGTTAAGGCACCTCTTATAACTTTTGGTATAGAAAGAGAAGCACATCTTATGGCAAGAAACCTGAGCTTAGAGGGAGGATGCTACAGTTTTGACCTCTTTTACGAAGGAAAACCGTTAACGAGGATACATATGTCCGTTGCAGGAAGGCACAACGTTTACAACGCTCTTGCAGGCATAGCGGTGTGCCTTCGTATGGGCATTTCGGTAAGCAACATAAAGAAAGCTTTAGAAAGCTTCAAAAATGCTGAAAGAAGGCTTGAGTTTAAGGGCTACTTTAAAGGTGCTGCCGTGTATGACGACTATGGGCACCATCCTACCGAGATAAGGGCTGTTATAAAAGCTTTGAGGGAGATGTATCTCCAAAGGCGTATTGTTCTTGTCTTTCAACCTCACAGATACTCAAGGACTTATTACCTTTTTAAGGATTTTGTGGAGGTTCTCAAAGAAGCCGATGTGTGCCTTTTGACAGACATATACTCAGCAGGTGAGGAAAACTCTTATGGGGTTTCCGCACAAGACCTTGCAAAAGCCGCAGGTTGTGCCTTCTTTGAAAACAAAGAGGAGCTTTTTGATGCTATAGAGAAAAAAGTAAAGGACGCGGATGTGATCCTCTTTATGGGTGCTGGAAGTATATCCCGCTGGTGTGAAGAGTTTTTGGAGACAGTCAAGATATGAAGGGTATATCTGGAAGGGATTGGCTAATACTGAGCCATCTTATAAAACCCCAAAGGCAGATGGAGGAAAAGTACGGATACTTGATAGCTCAGATACTTGCCAACAGAAACTTGGATGACAAGATTTTTGACAACCGGCTAAGGAATCTGCTTCCTTATCACCTCATACCCAACATAGAGCAAGCTGTGGAGAAGATAGCAAGGAGTGTAAAGGAAGGGAAGAGAATAGTTATATACGGGGACTACGATGTGGATGGTGTAACGGGAAGTGCCATCCTTTATGACTTTTTAAAAAAGGCCGGAGCTAAGGTCTATGCTGTGCTTCCCACAAGACAGACAGGCTACGGACTTAGAAAAGAGCTGGTGGAGACTTTTTCTAAGTATGCCCAGCTTCTGATCACCATTGATAACGGCACTACGGCTATTGAGGAACTCAAAGACCCTCCAATAGAAACCATAGTAGTGGACCATCACAATCCCCACGAAGAGCTTCCCAATGCGCTGGTTGTAAACCCAAAGATAGACGAAGGGTTACCCAACGAACTAAAGGAAATATCCTCGGTAGCCTTGAGCTTTTATTTGGTGGCAAGGCTCAGAAGAGAGCTGGAAGTAGATGTGGATGTAAGAGATTACCTTTACCTTACCTCCATAGGCACCATTGCAGATGTTATGCCACTCAATCCTCTGAATCGCATACTTGTATCCAACGGTATCAGGATGCTAAACTACATTGCATCAGGTGGGGAGACAAAAGCTTACGGTATAAAAGTTTTAATGGAGAGCATAGGCATAAGGGGCGAGGTCACCTCAAGGGACATAGCCTTCTCTATAGCTCCAAGGCTCAACGCACCGGGCAGAGTTTCAAAACCGAGTATAGCCATGAACTTGCTCCTATCAAAGGACGAAAATACTGCCAGAATGTGGCTTAAAAAAGTGGAAGAGGCAAACGAGCAGAGAAAGTATATCTCCAATGTAGCTTTTGAAAAAGCTATGAGTGAAATAACTTCCAAAAAGGATAGGAACTTTCTTGTGGTGCGTATGGGCGAGTGGGCAAGTGGAGTGGCTGGCATTGTGGCAGGCAAACTTTCAAGCATGCTTTCAAAACCTTCTGCGGTTTTTTCCGTAGGTAAAGACCTGGCAACCGCTTCCGTAAGAGGCGTGGAAGGTATAAATGTTTACGAGGGGCTAAAAAAGCTTTCACACATGTTTTTAAGGTGGGGAGGGCACACCAGCGCTGCAGGTCTAACCATAAGAAAAGAGCATCTGGACGAGTTTGAAATGATGATTGACCAAGTGTTTTCGGAAATAAAGGGAGAAGAACCAAGATTGTATATAGACATGATCCTGGACCCTACCCATGTGGATGAGGGTGTTCTCAGAAGTCTCAAGATGCTTGAACCTTACGGTGAAGGCTTTCCGCAGCCAGTGTTTGTATCCGAACCTCTGAGGATAGAGAAGATAGAGGAAAACAACGGTAGATGGCTTTTAAAAGCCCAGCCTAACATAAATTTCTTTGCTTACAATGTTCAATGGAGAAAGAACATAGAGAATATCCTTTTCTCAAAAAGAAGGGTAGTTTATACAGTAGATACCAGAAGGAGCAATTTTTTCAACCTTGTGGATGTGGAGGACTTAAATGGCTCTGGGTAAAAGCCACGACGCTGTAAATTTACTATTCCTTCCACTACCTCTTTACTTTTTACCCAAGGAGTTTTATATCCCCTTTACATTAGGCTATTTGATTGGCACCTTTTTCCTGTCTCCAGACCTTGACCTTAAGCACTCCAAGCCTTCCAGAAGGTGGAGGAGCTTAAAAGTTTTGTGGCTACCATATCAAAAAAGCTCAAGGCACAGAGGCATGAGCCATGTACCTATTTTGGGCACCTTCCTAAGGTTAATGTATTTGAACCTTCTGGTAGTTTTTCTTTACTTTGTAGCCATTGGCGTTTTGTATACTGTAAGCCCACATCTATCCTACCCGCTTTTGTCTTTTGACCTTAAAGCTTTCTTTGATCATCTTGCCAAAAGCGAGTCAAGCTTTTACTTTCTTTTGGGACTCTTCCTTTCTGAGGTCCTTCATATGCTTTTGGATGCCCTTTTTACTTTCAGACGTATCTTATAGCCTCCAGTAAACAAAACCCTCTTTAATGGCTGCATCTTTTTCGTAAATGCCTTTTATGTCCACAAGGATGTATGGCTCAGTCATTATTGCCTTGTAAAAGGAAAGGTCAAAACTCTCTAAAAATATGCTGTGTTTGACAGCTAAAAGGATACAGTCATAAGGTGCGTGCGCTTTTAAGTCCTTAAGAAGGTCTATACCGTACTCTTCCTTTACCTCCTTCTGGTTAGCCACAGGGTCGTATACATAAACCTCCATGCCGAACTCTTTTAGCTCCTTATAAAGTTCATAAACCTTGCTGTTTCTGATATCAGGTACATTCTCTTTAAAGGTTATGCCCATCAGCAAAACTTTTGCAGAATTTACCCTTTTACCGCTCTTTATGAGCAGTTTTACTGTCTGATAAGCTACATAGTAAGGCATGTTCTCATTTATCCTTCTTCCCGCCAGAATTAGCTCTGGCACATGTCCAGCCTCTAAGGATTTATGGGCAAGATAGTAGGGGTCTACAGGTATACAGTGTCCACCTACAAGTCCTGGCTCAAACCTCAAAAAGTTCCATTTGGTGCTTGCAGCTTTTAAAACTTCCTTTGTATCAATCCCCAACTTGTGAAATATTACAGAAAGCTCGTTCATGAGAGCTATGTTTATGTCTCTCTGTATGTTCTCTATGACCTTTGCAGCCTCTGCAGTCCTTATATCAGGTGCTCTGTAAACACCCACCTCTATGACTTTGCCATAAACCGATGCTATCAGCTCAAGGGTGCTCTCTGTATCTCCAGCCACCACCTTGACAATTTTTTCTATGGTATGCTCCTTATCACCAGGATTTACTCTCTCTGGTGAGTACCCTACAAAGAAGTCCCTCTTCCACTTTAATCCGCTCTCCTTCTCAAGTATAGGCACGCAGACTTCCTCGGTAGCTCCCGGATAAACGGTGGACTCATACACTACGACGCTACCTTTACTTAAATGCCTTCCTACAGTTTTAGAGGCTTCTTTCAGGAAAGAAAGGTCTGGATTTTTTAGCTTGTCAACAGGTGTGGGAACTGCCACCACTATAAACCTCGCTTCCGATATGCGTCTTTCGTCGCTGGTAAACTCTACACTGTGCTTAAGAAGGTCTTCTTTTTTTATCTCACCTGTGGTATCCACTCCGGAGAGAAGCTCGTCTATTCTTGATACCTTTTTATCGTAACCAACCACTTTGAAGTGCTTGGAAAAAGCTAAAGCCAAAGGAAGGCCCACATAACCAAGTCCAACTACGCAGATTTTCTCCTTGCCTTCCAACAGACTTTTAAAGTCAATCACCTTTCATAGATTATACTATAAAAGCATGATAAGGGTTGTCATAGAAGATAAGGTTTACGAGGTTGAGGCAGGCACACCTCTGGGTGAAATATACCAAATGGCTGGTGTAGAGAATGCTGTAGGAGGAAAGGTAAACGGCAAGATATACGACCTGCAGACGCCCATAAGGGAAGATGCCAATATAGTGCCCATATACAAAAGTGATCCCGAAAGCTTGGAGATACTCAGGCACTCTCTGGCTCACATAATGGCACAGGCACTGAAAGAAATTTACGGAAAAGAGAAGGTACACCTTGGTGTGGGTCCTACAACAGAGGAAGGTTTTTATTACGATGTGGAAATAGAAGGGGTTAGACTGAGCGAGGATGACCTTTCAAAAATAGAAGAAAAGATGAGAGAGATAATACAAAGGAACTATCCCATACTCAGGAGGGAGTTAGACAGGGAGGAGGCTATAAAGCTCTTTGAGAAGCTAAGAGAAAAGTACAAGCTGGAAATTATTAAAGGCATAAGCCCTGATGATGTCATATCCGTGTATGAGCAGAACGACTTTGTTGACCTGTGCCGTGGTCCACACTTGCCTACTACAGGTATGGCAGGAGCTTTTAAGCTTACTCACATAAGCGGAGCTTACTGGAGGGGTGATTCTTCCCAGCCTATGCTACAGAGGATTTACGGCATGGCTTTTTGGGATAGCAAGGAGCTGGAAGAGAGGCTCAAATTTTACGAAGAGGCAAAAAAGAGGGACCACAGAAAGCTCGGGAGAGATCTGGAGTTTTTCATCATAGACGAGGATGTGGGTCCTGGTCTTGTACTCTGGCTTCCAAAGGGAGGTATTTACAGGAAGATTTTGGAAGACTACTGGAGGGAGGAGCATCTCAAGAGAGGCTATCAGTTTGTATACACCCCTCACATAGGAAATGCAAAGCTTTGGCAGATAAGCGGGCACCTTGATTATTACAGACCCAACATGTTTTCTTCCATGCAGGTGGATCAAGAGGAGTACTTTGTAAAACCTATGAACTGCCCCTTCCACATAGCCATATACAAAAGCAAGGTAAGGAGCTACAAAGAATTGCCTCTAAAACTTGCAGAGCTTGGAACAGTTTACAGGTACGAAATGTCTGGCGTCCTGCACGGGCTTATGAGGGTTAGAGGCTTTACTCAGGATGATGCTCACATAATATGCACAGAGGAGCAGGTAGAGGATGTGATACACCAAACCCTTGAGTTTGCCATAAGTATGCTAAGAGACTTTGGTTTTGAGGAGTTTAAAGTTTACATTTCCACCAAGCCGGAGGATGCTATAGGATCTCCTGACCAGTGGCAGCTGGCAGAAAACTCTCTTAAAAAAGCTGTTGAGTCTATGGGAATTCCTTACCAGATAGACGAAGGTGGGGGAGCCTTTTATGGTCCTAAGATAGATGTAAAGATAAAGGATGCCATAGGAAGGCTCTGGCAGTGTTCCACCATACAGTTTGACTTTAACCTTCCTGAACGCTTTGATATGGAGTATGTAGGTCCAGATAACAAAAGGCACAGACCTTACATGATACACAGAGCGCTTTTGGGGTCCATAGAGAGATTCACCGGCATACTTTTAGAGCATTACGCAGGTGCATTGCCCGTCTGGCTATCTCCTGTGCAGGTAAGACTCATACCCATAGGAGAAGCTCACATGGATTATACCAAGAAGCTTGAAAACAGACTAAAAGAGGAAGGCCTTAGGGTAGAAGTAGATGACAGGGATGAGAGATTGAGTGCCAAGATAAGGGATGCGGAAGTGCAAAAGATTCCATATGTGATAGTAATAGGCGATAAGGAAGTGAGTCAGGGTAAGATCTCTGTGAGGAGCAAAAAAGAAGGCAACTTAGGTAGCATGTCAGTTGAAGAGTTTATAAAGCATATCAAAGACAAGATAAAGAGCAAAGCACCATGATAAAAATGCCCCTCATATACATTAGCCTGGAGGAAGAAGAGAGGGGTTTTTTGGAGTATGTAAGCACCATTTTGAAAAAACTAAATCTGACGCCGCTTATACTTTACTCAAAGACCCTTCTTTCTGACCCCATAGGCTACATAACTCAAAGGCAAGAGGAACATAGCCTCTATCAGCAAATAAACAAATTTGTGGGAAATTACTTGGACAAGTTTGAAACTTATGTGAGCTTTGAAGGTATAGAGAAGGTGGTAGACAAGCTTATGTGTGATCATGGCGTAGATATGGCTTTCTTCAGATACAAAAAGCAGCTTTTTAGCAAATCTCTGCCGGAAAAGGTTATGAACAGCTTGCAAGAGCTGAAAATGTGGATATACAAAGACGGATGCCCTCCCCAAATTAGCAGTCTGTGTATACCTGTTGATTTTTCCGAAAGAACCTTAAAGCAGTGGAACTTTTTGGAGTATTTGAAGGAGCATTTCTCTTTAAATTTTAGGCTTGTTTATGCCTTAAACGTGGCAAGGCTCAAAAATAAGCTATCCTCAGAGGAGTATCAGAAACTCTTAAAAGACAAAAAAGACGAAGCCGTGCATCTTCTTAAAGAGATGTTTGGGGATAAACAGTTGGAGCTTGACCTCCTTGAGGAGGACCCCTACAACGGTCTTTCTAAGCACATAAACTCGGGAGACTACAACCTCCTTCTTATCAGCAAAAGAGGTAAAGGGATGGCAAAATTTGTAGGAAGCGTATCCCAGCACCTTACGAGGACGGTAAGATGTCCGCTGATTGTCCTTTAAGCCTTTTTGCTAGGGTATTTCTTGCTCCTTTTTGTCCTGCTGTGAAACCGCTCTTTAGAAAACTCTTTAAAGTAAAGGTTCATGGGCTTGAAAACCTTCCAGAAGGTGGCTACATAGTGGCTTCTAACCACAGAAGCCATCTTGACCCGCCCGTTTTAAACTCAGCATTCCCTAAGCATCTTACCTTTATAGCCAAGGAGGAACTTTTTAAGGTACCTGTATTGGGTGCTTTGCTTCCCCACATGGGAGCTATACCTATAAAGAGGGGTGCAGGAGATATAGAAACTCTTGAGCTTTCCCTGGAACTTCTTCACAGAGGATGCAGGCTGTGCATATTCCCAGAGGGAACAAGGGCAAACCCCGGAGAGTTTTTAAAGCCAAAGCTTGGGGTAGGACTGCTGGCTATAAAGAGCGCAAAACCCGTTGTACCCGTTTACATAGAAGGCACAGATTATGTCCTTCCCAGAGGCAAAAAGTTGCCGTCCCTTAGCCACCCTATACGCGTCTACATAGGAAAACCCAAAAGATACGACTTTTTGGAAGATAACCCAAAAGGCTACAGAACCGCCTCCAACCTGATAATGGAAGAGATAAAAAAGCTGAGTTTCAAATCCTAGTAGTGTGCTATACTTATAAAGCCTTATGTCAAAAGCTTTCTCCTTTGA
The DNA window shown above is from Hydrogenobacter thermophilus TK-6 and carries:
- the selA gene encoding L-seryl-tRNA(Sec) selenium transferase; translation: MKEDLLRSLPQVSKLLELYKDKYPEVYAKRAIKEVLERVRQEIKEGKRNSLEDLHTLVEESIKRRVQTQLRRVINATGVVINTNLGRSPLAEEVGQFVKHIATGYSNLEYDLEEGKRGSRSKLVEDYLIHLTGCESAFVVNNNASAVFLVLNTLASGKEVVVSRGELVEIGGSFRIPDIMRASGAKLIEVGTTNKTKLKDYQIAINQNTALLMKVHRSNFYMEGFVEEVKPEELLTFGLPVYYDAGSGMLIDIKKLGINSQEPDFKSSIQKGIHIVSGSADKLLGGPQAGIIIGKKDLIEPIRKNPLSRIVRIDKMTLAALEMTLRLYLEERYWDIPIFKMLTYKASELKRRALRLLRAIKKALPEVEVYLVKDFSKCGGGSLPELSLETYCVAVIHKKLTAQELDRILRSLDPPIIGRIKEDQLLLDVRTILDEELKMIPSLLAKAL
- the selB gene encoding selenocysteine-specific translation elongation factor, whose amino-acid sequence is MRYITLATAGHVDHGKTSLIKALTSIDTDRLPEEKERGMSIDIGFAFLDFDGVRVEIIDIPGHERFIRNAIAGLSSVQGVLLVIDASEGPMPQTEEHIKLMKSFGIDHCLVVLTKIDRCEHLLVEIVREETERLLSKEGIKCFGFYPVSSVQKSGLEELKEGIYSYVRNIKEPDCQAFFRMNIDSAFHVKGYGTVLRGSCVAGTVREGDTLSLEPVGLLGRVRKIQNHGRFVKEGRAGERLALNIPEMEAKLVERGFWLVKKDELGKTNVVLVSAEGLKPGKEYIFFFGMRGVLGLLRHVQEDVYLVRLSQKVVCVRGDRGPVLDTSGRHAGSFTVLDPIPKRISKSFIRNHINLLRDDLISYQMLEAGIKGLKIKDISASLGRAVNPQHVAGVRINDRIYSQGILKEVQEKLTEFLEKQGGMVKLAQLKSKLRLEEDVLSYLLKERKDLKIVEDYLLSEKKSKVEELESFKRLMETVKSQIKEEKELVDFKDLLPIAIKKGYIHSLGEFLYIGDTLFKELVEKLRQIGETFSVQQAKERLGLTRKYLIPLLEYMDRKGLTVREGDVRRFIR
- a CDS encoding nicotinate phosphoribosyltransferase — translated: MLSTALITDLYELTMAQSYLENSKVGNAVFSLFVRKLPKNRNFLVSCGLETLIDYMERFRFGDEELMYLRSLNMFKDSFLDYLREYQFRGSLYAVPEGRIVFQNEPILQVEGPLPDVQILETLVINIIHFQTLSASKAVRSYLVSRGKGLIDFGLRRAHMPEAGLYAARASYIAGFSGTSNLLAGMKFGIPVFGTMAHSFVMVFDEEIEAFRAFARSFPERTVLLIDTYDTIEGAKKAVKLMKEGVKVVGVRLDSGDIEELSKAVREIFDREGYRDVKIVVSGGVDEYDINRWLSAGCPIDAFGVGTKFITSEDAPYLDIAYKLVEYEGKPKYKLSPGKATFPYKRQIIRHYSDGKMSYDQVVKYREGGLVELVVDKGTLKKPLPTLKDIRELLMEELKTLPESLASLEKSDYRVDVESLT
- a CDS encoding ComF family protein — encoded protein: MIRFFAELIKSLGMCQEDCISCGGKISSWQQGFVCENCINSLKPHHPAEYKRLDYVKSYRVFGLYEGTLKDVILSIKFNANIPLAHWLGKVIAPYLWEYIDSTKPDIITTPAINLRRYWSRGFNHAEEILKGAEVPYISVFKRVGFQAPSAGLKKEERLKVVQTHLLKDEAIDLLENKKVLIFDDVLTTGATITRLAELSLMVGALEVHAFFVAKAL
- the murC gene encoding UDP-N-acetylmuramate--L-alanine ligase, translating into MFREKIKRFHFVGIGGIGMSGIAQVLLEMGYEVSGSDIRENKNTELLRKKGARVFIGHRAENVNSVDVVIYSSAVSESNPEIVQAKKMGIPVIPRGDMLAELFRLKEGIAVCGSHGKTTTTSMIAHMVHEAGYDPTVIIGGVLQKFGSNARLGKDQLIISEADESDGSFLKLLPTVAVITNIDREHLGYYKDLDEIKSAFLRFANSVPFYGFCVMNADDENSREVMKSVKAPLITFGIEREAHLMARNLSLEGGCYSFDLFYEGKPLTRIHMSVAGRHNVYNALAGIAVCLRMGISVSNIKKALESFKNAERRLEFKGYFKGAAVYDDYGHHPTEIRAVIKALREMYLQRRIVLVFQPHRYSRTYYLFKDFVEVLKEADVCLLTDIYSAGEENSYGVSAQDLAKAAGCAFFENKEELFDAIEKKVKDADVILFMGAGSISRWCEEFLETVKI
- the recJ gene encoding single-stranded-DNA-specific exonuclease RecJ; translated protein: MKGISGRDWLILSHLIKPQRQMEEKYGYLIAQILANRNLDDKIFDNRLRNLLPYHLIPNIEQAVEKIARSVKEGKRIVIYGDYDVDGVTGSAILYDFLKKAGAKVYAVLPTRQTGYGLRKELVETFSKYAQLLITIDNGTTAIEELKDPPIETIVVDHHNPHEELPNALVVNPKIDEGLPNELKEISSVALSFYLVARLRRELEVDVDVRDYLYLTSIGTIADVMPLNPLNRILVSNGIRMLNYIASGGETKAYGIKVLMESIGIRGEVTSRDIAFSIAPRLNAPGRVSKPSIAMNLLLSKDENTARMWLKKVEEANEQRKYISNVAFEKAMSEITSKKDRNFLVVRMGEWASGVAGIVAGKLSSMLSKPSAVFSVGKDLATASVRGVEGINVYEGLKKLSHMFLRWGGHTSAAGLTIRKEHLDEFEMMIDQVFSEIKGEEPRLYIDMILDPTHVDEGVLRSLKMLEPYGEGFPQPVFVSEPLRIEKIEENNGRWLLKAQPNINFFAYNVQWRKNIENILFSKRRVVYTVDTRRSNFFNLVDVEDLNGSG